From Vagococcus jeotgali, one genomic window encodes:
- a CDS encoding putative DNA-binding protein gives MEIEKTNRMNSLFEFYSTLLTEKQMNYIELYYANDLSLGEIANEYDVSRQAVYDNIKRTEKLLETYEKKLHLFSNYVIRQELIDSIKGHLKEKKQLDNEILALLDSIQEIEED, from the coding sequence ATGGAAATCGAAAAAACCAATCGAATGAATTCCTTATTTGAATTTTATTCGACTCTTTTGACTGAAAAACAAATGAATTATATTGAATTATATTACGCTAATGATTTATCATTAGGTGAGATAGCTAATGAGTATGATGTTAGCCGTCAAGCTGTTTATGATAATATTAAGCGAACTGAAAAATTACTTGAAACATATGAGAAAAAACTACATCTTTTTTCTAATTATGTGATTCGCCAAGAATTGATTGATTCGATTAAAGGGCATTTAAAAGAGAAAAAACAATTAGATAATGAGATATTAGCTTTATTAGATAGTATTCAAGAAATAGAAGAAGATTAG